The following DNA comes from Weissella koreensis KACC 15510.
ACAATTTATGAAAAGATGGTGGATCGAATTCGAACGAATGGGGATAAGCATTTACACAATAGATTAGGCAAAGTTCAAAGAAAACGGATGCGTCGAAATATTAAACATTTACTCCATGAAATTAAATGGCATGCTCAACAGGATGTGAATGATCAAAGATCTCACTATGATTTTAGTCCAAAACAAAAACGACAAATTAAGCAGAATCGTGCTAAATATGAACAATTCAAAAATTTATCACGTCAAGAAATGCTTGATAATTGGAAAAATATGCAAAATGAGTTACTTGATTTGAACGAAGAAGTTGCCAAACAAACAGATCAAAAAATTAATGGAATTATGGAAGAGCGGCTTCGAACTGGACATGGAGATAATCAATCTATTGATATGGTTCGGAAGAGCATGGAAACATTTTTTAACCGAATTCGTCGTGATTATAAACAAGCGGTAGAAGTGGATAATAATTTATTCTTGCGTGCCTTCCAATATGAATTTACCTTTGTTCAACAAGGCGTTGAAGCTAATAAAATTCCGCAGGCTTTGGCAGCCGAATTATATACTGAAATTAATGATGCGCAAACATTGCAAATTCAACGGGCAGGAGAAATGGAACAGCGATCTGAATTGGTCGGAATTAGCATTTAGCTAACCTTTAGTAAGAAAAGCTTGACGTTATAGCTTAATTCCGTCAAAATAGAGGAAACAAATAAATGAACGACTTTTTGATGGAATAACCCATAATGGAGGAGTTTTATTATGACAGTAGAAGTAGTTAACGATCGAGATTTTGCACAAAAAACCGGCCAAGGTGTTTCTTTGGTTGATATGTGGGCAACTTGGTGTGGACCATGTAAGATGCAAAGCCCAGTAATTGAAGCTGTTTCTGAGCAACATCCAGAAGTTTATTTTGCAAAGATGGATGTTGATGAAAATCCTGCCACTTCAGAAGAACTTGGAATTCAAGCAATCCCAACTTTGTTGATTAAAAAAGATGGTGAGATTGTTGAACGTTTAGTTGGATATCACCCTATTAAGCAAGTTAATGCTGTCTTGGCAAAATATATTGAGAATTAAGTTTTTATCAAATGATACGCTTTGAATTAATTTTCAAGGCGTTTTTATTTCCTTATCAAATTTAAGTGGTTGGAGGAAAATATGAAGTTCAACAAAGTCTTATTAAGTGGTGGAAAGCTTGTAACTTGTAGTCTCAAATAATGTTTGTTTAATTATCGTGTTAAGATAATATATATCATATTTAGGGGGTAATTGAATGGTTTCTTTTTGGCAAGCATTTAAAAATTATTGGCGTCGTGGGTTTGATTTCAAGGGACGATCAACTCGGGCTGAATTTTGGTGGATGGCTCTATGGGCCATGATTGGTCTGGTGATATTATTGGGCGGATTAGCTGGTTCGATGTATATATTAGTACATCATGCTGAGACTAATCAATTTGAACGATTAATCTATAATAATATTATAAGATTCTTTGTTTTAACGTTGGTGATTGGAATTATTTTGATCATTCCAAGTACTGCTTTAACAGTGCGTCGTTTACGAGACACCGGATTAGATACTTGGTTTATCTGGGTTCTAGTTATTTTTAATTTTATTCTTGGACGTCTTGGACATGATGATATGTTATGGAATAATTGGTGGGAAATTTTAATTAGTATTTTTACCCTGCTAGTGTCATTTATGATGTTCATAGGTTTAGTAATGGGATCAAATTCTTTGAATTTTCATAGTAAAAATTTGAAGCAATCAGCAGTTAAGGTTGAAATTTTATATCCAACACAAATGAAGGCAAAAGTTCTCCAACCCAAACAACGGGATTAGATATATAGAATTAAGTGTCAGGAGACTTTAAGCGGGGCTATGTCCGACTGTTTAAGGCTTTTATTTTTTAAATACTAATAAAAAAGGTCGGAATTTTATTCCGACCTTTTAAAATTTTTGTTACTTTAATGTTAACTATATTTTATATTATGATAAATCCAATATTTAAGTAGCTTAATTAATATTATTTTAAATTTTATTCTTAACTTAAATATGATTGTTTATTTAGGTCTTCAATTGATTCTAAGCGGAAACCTTTTCGTGATAATAGCTTGATAATTTTAGAAAGCACATCTTCATCAACTTGATTTGGTAGCGTAAAAATAATTCGATGAGTTAGGGCATTTTGATCTGGATCTATAGAAACAGCACTGGAAATGGTTGAATAGCGCGAAACATATTTGGCAGCTCGTTCTAAACTACCGCGTTCTCCATCGGTTAGTAAAGTTAGCGTATATCGCCCTTGATCAGTTTGCCAAGATGAAGCCAACATATTCATCATAGATGAATGAGTTAAAATTCCAATAAAATTATGATTTTCATCAATAATGGAGATGAATGGTAGGTCTTGGAGTGCAAAAAAAGTTTCAAAAAAAGTTGCATCAATTTGGATAAATTTAGTCATGTTACGCATCACAGAAGTTACCGGTTGGGTAAGGTCTCTTTGTTGCGCCTGGGCCTGGTAAATATGCATTTTATAAATGACACCACGAAATAATGTTCCGGTAGTATCTAAAATTGGAATAGCTCGAAATGAGGTAGTCTCAAAAATTCGGAGAGCATCTTCCAAGGATGCATCTTCGGAAACTGTAACTAATTCATCTTTAGATTTAATAAGTGATTCCAGCATATTATCCTCTTTCTCTAATCTTAATCTAATAATTTTAACATGGAATAGCATAAAGTAAAAGAAAGCATCATAAAAATAAATAATATTTTAAAATTTGTCAATGATTAATTTTAATGAGGCACAATTTAAGCTGATTTATATTTGAATCAAACAATGACGAATAACCTTAGAGCTAAGTTAGAAGGCACATCGCATAGGATAGAATGGTACAATATTAAGCATATAATCTTTTTAAGCTTATCCATTTAAAAAAACGACTAAATTTGAATGTACTTGATGATTTGTTTGGGATTTTTCAATGGAAGTTAAAATAAAATTAAGTAAAATAATTATTTATATCAGAAAATTTTAAATGGAAAAAAGTTTAATGAAAATAGAAGTTAAACAATAAAAATCAATGGATAGTGAGAATATAATAAAATGAAAATAATTGTTGGTTTAGGAAATATTGGAAAAGAATATGATCAAACGCGGCACAATGTCGGGTTTATGACCATTGATGCATTTGCTCAAGAATTAGGAATTAATTTTAAACAGGATGGACCACATCATGCTTTTGTGGCCGAGGGTTGGATTGGGACAGACAAGGTCCTTTTAGTTAAGCCAACAACGTATATGAATTTATCAGGTGAAGCGGTAGCTCCTTTAATGAAGTATTATAATTTAGTTATTGAAGATCTTTTAATTATTCAAGATGATATGGATATGGAATTAGGCCGTTTGAGGTTGCGCACTAAAGGATCTGCCGGAGGACATAATGGAATTAAATCAATTATTAGCCAACTGGGGACTCAAAATTTTAATCGATTAAAGTTTGGCATTGCCCATCCAAAGCATGAAAAGCAAGCAGTGATTAATTTTGTGCTGGGTAAATTTAATAAAGATGATGCCATTACAGTAGATCAAAGTATCGAAGTGGCTAAAAAAATGATGCAGGATTTTGTTCAAGGAAAACCCATGGATCAATTAATGAATCAGTATAATTAAAGTGACATGCTTTGAGAAAACAATGATTCTTATTAGATAGACGAATAAAAATGAATAAAGAGATTTTAAGATGAGACTATCAGAATTTTTAACAGATAATCAAAAATATAATGATTTACTACAAGGTCTTGAACAAGGTGGACATCATGTATTAACCGGATTAACCGGAAGTGCCCGTTCGGTTTATTTAAGTGGCTTGAATCAATCATTAAAGCAGCCCATGTTATTGGTAACCGATAGCCAATTTCATGCACAACAACTAACGGAAGATCTAGTAGGTCTACTCGACGAAGAGCAAGTTATTTATTTTCCAGCAGAAGAAACGCTGAGTGCACAGATTGCACTTTCTTCATTGGACACAATGTTAGCGCGCGTTACAGCTTTAGAAAAAATACGACATGGTAAACAGCCAATTATTGTGACAGGTTATGCAGGCTTGAATCAGGTTTTACCTAGTGTTAATCAATTTGAAAATGCGGCCATTACCATCGATTTTGAACAAATTTATCAACTAGATCAATTGCAATCTATGATTAATACCATGGGATATCGACGAGTTGACGCCGTTAATTCTCCTGGTGAGTATTCATTGAGAGGATCGATCATTGATATTTACCCATTAAATTACGAAAACCCAATTCGGATGGATTTTTTTGATACCGATCTAGATTCTTTACGTACTTTTGATGTAGAGACGCAAAAAAGTTTGGAACAATTAACGACGGTGCAATTATTGCCAGTGACGGATTTAATCGCTGACGAACATGATTTGAAACAGGCGCAAACTAAATTGAATTTAGCCTTGACCACTGCCAGAGATAAATTAGATGGCGCAGCTAAACGACATCTAACAGAGTCCATGCAGCCATTGTTAACAGCCTTAGAACAAGGAACAATTGTACCTGAAATGCGACAATATTTGGCTTACCTGTATCCAGATCAAACGACTTTACTGGATTATTTACCAAAACAAGGGATTGTTATCTATGATGATTATCCTCGAATGATGGAAAATTCTAGGCAAGCACAAATTGATGCAATGGATTGGTGGACAGATCGGCTTGAACAAAATAAAGTTCTACCTAATTTTGAGCAAGGACCTGATCTGGAAAAACTAGTGCAAAAAGATCAACATGCTAATTTGATATTATCCCCTATGGGACGTGGCGTGGGCAGTATTAAACAAGATTCATTAACAAATATGGTGATTCGTCCTACCCAGCAATTTTATAATCAAATGCCAATGGTGCAAGCTGAAGTTAGTCGATGGCAGAAACAAAATTATACGATAATATTTTTAACAAACACCTTAGAGCGACAAGATAAATTAGAACAAACTTTAAATGATTTTAAGGTACCAGTTAATACTGTTGATATTGATAAACTGATCCCTAATCGCACACAATTAACGACTTTACCCTTACACGAAGGGTTTGAAATACCGTTATTAAAGTTAGTTGTCTTAACGGAAAAAGAGTTATTTAAAACTATTACTAGAAAAGCTCCACGTCGACAAACTTTAAGTAATGCTGAACGCATCAAAAGTTACAATGAATTAAAAGTGGGCGATTATGTTGTTCATGTGAACCATGGAATTGGAATTTATGAAGGAATTACCACCTTAGAAACTAAAGGTATTAAACAAGATTACATTACAATTCAATATCGTGGATCAGGTAAAGTGTTTATTCCGGTTTCGCAACTAGATTTAGTGCAAAAATATGTTAGTGCTGGTGAAAAAGCGCCGAAACTAAATAAATTGGGTGGGACTGAATGGGTTAAAGCTAAACGTAAGGTTGCTGCACGTGTTGAAGATATGGCTGATGAACTCTTGCAACTATATGCTGAACGTGAGGCGAAACGTGGCTTTGCTTTTTCCAAAGATGATTCTGAAGTGGAACGGTTTGAAGCTGCTTTTCCGTATCCTGAAACGAATGATCAATTACAAGCAACCAACGAAATTAAAAAAGATATGGAAAAGATTCAACCCATGGATCGCTTATTAGTTGGAGATGTTGGTTTTGGAAAAACTGAGGTAGCTTTTCGAGCTGCCTTTAAGGCGATTCATGATCATAAGCAAGTTGCGATGTTAGTACCAACAACGATTTTAGCGGAACAACATTTTGAATCAATGCAAATTCGTTTTGATGATTTTGACGTTAAAATGGCGATCTTGTCACGTTTTCAGTCGGCTAAAGAAGTGAAAGATATTATTCAAAAACTTAAAAATCATGAAATCGATATGGTCGTTGGAACACATAAATTATTAGGTAAGAATGTTGAATTTGCGGATCTTGGATTATTGATTATTGATGAAGAACAACGTTTTGGTGTGAAGCATAAAGAGCGATTAAAACAACTTAAAACAGATGTGGATGTGTTGACTTTAACTGCAACCCCAATCCCTAGAACTTTGAATATGGCTATGGTGGGAGCTAGGGATTTATCAGTTCTAGAAACGCCTCCAGCAAATCGTTTTCCAATTCAAACATATGTTATGGAGCAAAATGGTCGCGAAATTGCTATGGCAATTGAGCGAGAAATGGCCCGTGGTGGACAAACCTTTTATCTACATAATCGTGTTGATGACATTGAAAAGACTCGATTATATATTGAAAGTTTAGTACCAGATGCTAGGGTAGCAATTATTCATGGACGTCTGACTGAGGTTCAACTGGAAGGGATTTTGTTTGATTTTATTCATGGTGATTATGATGTGCTAGTTACAACGACCATTATTGAAACTGGAGTTGATATTCCTAATGCTAATACTTTAGTGGTTGAATCAGCTGATCGAATGGGCTTGGCCCAACTCTATCAAATTCGTGGAAGAGTTGGTCGCTCAAATAATTTAGCTTATGCATATTTTATGTATCCAGCTAATCGAACGTTAACGGAAGTCAGTGAACATCGATTAGAAGCGATTCGTGATTTTACTGAACTAGGATCAGGCTTTAAAATCGCAATGCGAGACCTTTCAATTCGTGGAGCTGGTGATCTATTGGGGTCACAACAGCATGGATTTATTAATACGGTCGGTTATGATCTATATACGCAAATGCTTCAAGAAGCGGTTGCCGTTAAGCAAGGTAAACCCAAAGTTGAAGTGAAAGCTGATGCAGAAATTGATCTTGGAATTGAAGCTTTCTTACCTGAAAGTTATGTTCCAGGTGGAGCACCTAAGATCGAACTTTATCAAAGAATTAGTCGGGCACAGTTAGCTAATGATTTGACTGAAATTGAGGAAGACTTATTAGATCGGTATGGAGAATTACCTTTAGCAGCACAACGTTTGCTAACAATCGCTGAATTAAAACGTTTGGCTGATCAAGTTGGTATAACTAAAATTTCTCGCGATAAAATACGTTCAGAAATTATCAATGTGATTTTCAATCCGAAAACTAATTGGAATCAAGTTGATTGGTTAGTAGCTTTGAAACAAGGACATTTAAGAGGACAAGCTATATCAATTCAACCGGCACAAATTGATATTATTATTCAACCGAATATGACGGTGGATGATTGGTTAAGTGGATTGAAAATCTTTTTGGAGGCCTTTAATGCAACCTACGAAAAAGAAGGATCAAAATAATAATTTACTGGCAGGAGCAGGCCTCTTGACGTTGACTGGGTTGATTGCAAAAATTTTAAGTGCTCTATATCGAATTCCATTACAAAATTTAGTTGGTAACAGAGGCTTTTATGTTTATCAGCAAGTTTATCCGATTTATGGAATCGGTGTGGTTTTGGCCTTGAGCGGATGGCCCTTGGTGATTTCTAAACTAGTCAGTGAGCAACCTGACGAAGCCCATGCTCGTTTTATGGCCCAGCGGTTGCACCATTTATTAACATTAATCAGTTTAATTATTTTTGGTGGTTTAATTTTTGGTGCGCCTTTGATTGCCAAAGCAATGGGAGGGGATGTTGGTTTGACCCCGGTCATCAGGGCGGTCGCTTGGATGTTTTTATTAATGCCTTTGTTAGCGACGACACGGGGATATTCCCAGGGACAATTTGATATGGTCCCTACAGCTATTTCGCAAATTGTTGAACAAATTGTTCGAGTGAGCGTAATTGTATTCGTTGCTATTTGGGCTAACCAGCAGCAATGGTCGGTTTATAAAATGGGAACTTGGGCCATGGCTGGTGCACCAATCGCAACGATTTTTGCGGCTCTATTTATGTTTAAAAAATATCGAGAAATTTATATAATCAATCAAGTAGATCAAGCAAATTTTATGCAGGTTTCTCAATTTAAGTGGCGTATTTTAGCTCGTAGAATGTGGCAAGAAGGAGGCTTGTTAGTCTTAGTAGCTGCACTATTAGTTTTATTTCAATTAGTAGATGCCTTTACGGTTAAATCAAATTTAGTCCTTGGTGGAATGCATGAAGCTCAAGCGGAGAATTTAAAAGGTGTCTACGATCGAGGTCAACCATTAGTTCAATTGGGAATGGTCTTAGCCACAAGTATTGGTACCACATTGGTTCCAAATTTACGGCATTATTTTGTCACAGCTCAGACTGAAAAATTTGAAAAAGATTTTGCTAGTTCAATGAGACTTTCTATTCTTTTAATCATTGCAACGACGGGTGGAATGTTGGCGGTGTTGCCTCAATTAAATCAAAGCTTATTTGGTAGTCGAGAAGGTACGCTAGCACTAGGAATCTATCTATTGTCTATGTTACCTGCTACATTGCTTTTAGTCTTGGTTACAATTTTACAAAGTATGAATCGGACTCGGAATTTAATGACCTCTATTCTTATTGGAATCTTCATTAAATGGTTTATGAATGATCTGCTAATGTATTATATGGGATTAAATGGAGCAAGTTGGGCCACATTCATAGGTTTGCTAACGATTTTAGGCTATACAATTTGGTGTGTTCCAAAGAATTTATGGGCTAGTTTAAACTTGCGAAAACTCTTATTTAAAAGTTTAGGATTAAGTGGGATTATGATGTTTGTAGTTTGCTTGACTGAAAATATGTTAGAAGCATGGTTAGGTAATCAAAGAATGACAGTTATTTTGATTTTAATGCTGGGTGTACTATTTGGTATAATAGTATTTGTCGGTGGAGTTTTGAAATGGAAAATTTTAAAAATCGATGAAATAAATTTATTGCCCAAAGGTGCAAAAATTATTAAAAAAATTTATAGAAAATAAAAATGAGGTAAATTTAAAATGCGACTTGATAAATTTTTAAAAGTTTCACGTTTGATTAAACGGCGGTCGGTGGCGAAAGAAATCGCAGATCAAGGACGAATAACGATTAATGGTAAGGTAGCGAAATCTTCATCTGATGTTAAAAATGGTGATGAGCTGTCGATTAAATTCGGAAATCGTTTAATGGTTCTTGAAATTGAACGTATTATTGAAACGACCAAAAAAGAAGATGCTGAACATATGTATAAAATATTGCGTGAGGATGCTTTACAAGATCAAGGTGAATAGTTATAAAATTATTAAGATTTATTAATAATTATCGACTGCCCCGGTTGAACATGTAATGATAACGTTACCAATAGTTTAATTTTGACCGGAGGAACTCGATATGGTCCAACGTATTCAAAAAAAAATAACATTCAACCATTGGATCCGGCTGGAGCACGTTTTATTCAATATAATTCGGAGAAACAACGGATTCATACGCGACAAGTACATCGGCGACGCGCTAAATTGATTTACGGAGTTGCAGGTATTTTTTGTAGTGTGATTATGGTAACTGGGGTTGGGAATTACTTACAATTAAGGACAGCTGAAGCACGCAGTTTAAAAGTAGAACAACAAGTTGAAAAAGCTAAAAGTGAAAATAAACGTCTAGTTAAATTAAAAAACAATTTACAGAATGAAGATTATGTTGAACAATATGTGCGTCAACATTATATGTACACCAAAAAAGGTGAAGTTATCTTCAATTTACCGGATAAATAAATATTATAAAGGTCTGGATTATTTTCCAGCCTTTTTTATTAGAAAAGGTCAACTAAAGGAGAGTCTGGATGGTTCAGTCAAAAACAATGAAAATGCAACTGATTAAAAAATTACAAGCGGCTGAATTGTTTAATAGCAGTGAACATGTAGTGGTTGCTTTATCAGGCGGGTTTGATTCATTACATCTAGCAACTTGGCTAACAGATGGATCTCTACCGCTTACGATGCAACCAAAAGTCAGTGTAATTTATATTAATCATCAATTAAGAGCCGATGCTGCTGAGGAAGAAGCATTTGTTCGAGAGTGGCTTGATCAAAATAAGGAACGGT
Coding sequences within:
- the trxA gene encoding thioredoxin, with the protein product MTVEVVNDRDFAQKTGQGVSLVDMWATWCGPCKMQSPVIEAVSEQHPEVYFAKMDVDENPATSEELGIQAIPTLLIKKDGEIVERLVGYHPIKQVNAVLAKYIEN
- a CDS encoding DUF805 domain-containing protein, with protein sequence MVSFWQAFKNYWRRGFDFKGRSTRAEFWWMALWAMIGLVILLGGLAGSMYILVHHAETNQFERLIYNNIIRFFVLTLVIGIILIIPSTALTVRRLRDTGLDTWFIWVLVIFNFILGRLGHDDMLWNNWWEILISIFTLLVSFMMFIGLVMGSNSLNFHSKNLKQSAVKVEILYPTQMKAKVLQPKQRD
- the cbpA gene encoding cyclic di-AMP binding protein CbpA, which codes for MLESLIKSKDELVTVSEDASLEDALRIFETTSFRAIPILDTTGTLFRGVIYKMHIYQAQAQQRDLTQPVTSVMRNMTKFIQIDATFFETFFALQDLPFISIIDENHNFIGILTHSSMMNMLASSWQTDQGRYTLTLLTDGERGSLERAAKYVSRYSTISSAVSIDPDQNALTHRIIFTLPNQVDEDVLSKIIKLLSRKGFRLESIEDLNKQSYLS
- the pth gene encoding aminoacyl-tRNA hydrolase; this translates as MKIIVGLGNIGKEYDQTRHNVGFMTIDAFAQELGINFKQDGPHHAFVAEGWIGTDKVLLVKPTTYMNLSGEAVAPLMKYYNLVIEDLLIIQDDMDMELGRLRLRTKGSAGGHNGIKSIISQLGTQNFNRLKFGIAHPKHEKQAVINFVLGKFNKDDAITVDQSIEVAKKMMQDFVQGKPMDQLMNQYN
- the mfd gene encoding transcription-repair coupling factor, which translates into the protein MRLSEFLTDNQKYNDLLQGLEQGGHHVLTGLTGSARSVYLSGLNQSLKQPMLLVTDSQFHAQQLTEDLVGLLDEEQVIYFPAEETLSAQIALSSLDTMLARVTALEKIRHGKQPIIVTGYAGLNQVLPSVNQFENAAITIDFEQIYQLDQLQSMINTMGYRRVDAVNSPGEYSLRGSIIDIYPLNYENPIRMDFFDTDLDSLRTFDVETQKSLEQLTTVQLLPVTDLIADEHDLKQAQTKLNLALTTARDKLDGAAKRHLTESMQPLLTALEQGTIVPEMRQYLAYLYPDQTTLLDYLPKQGIVIYDDYPRMMENSRQAQIDAMDWWTDRLEQNKVLPNFEQGPDLEKLVQKDQHANLILSPMGRGVGSIKQDSLTNMVIRPTQQFYNQMPMVQAEVSRWQKQNYTIIFLTNTLERQDKLEQTLNDFKVPVNTVDIDKLIPNRTQLTTLPLHEGFEIPLLKLVVLTEKELFKTITRKAPRRQTLSNAERIKSYNELKVGDYVVHVNHGIGIYEGITTLETKGIKQDYITIQYRGSGKVFIPVSQLDLVQKYVSAGEKAPKLNKLGGTEWVKAKRKVAARVEDMADELLQLYAEREAKRGFAFSKDDSEVERFEAAFPYPETNDQLQATNEIKKDMEKIQPMDRLLVGDVGFGKTEVAFRAAFKAIHDHKQVAMLVPTTILAEQHFESMQIRFDDFDVKMAILSRFQSAKEVKDIIQKLKNHEIDMVVGTHKLLGKNVEFADLGLLIIDEEQRFGVKHKERLKQLKTDVDVLTLTATPIPRTLNMAMVGARDLSVLETPPANRFPIQTYVMEQNGREIAMAIEREMARGGQTFYLHNRVDDIEKTRLYIESLVPDARVAIIHGRLTEVQLEGILFDFIHGDYDVLVTTTIIETGVDIPNANTLVVESADRMGLAQLYQIRGRVGRSNNLAYAYFMYPANRTLTEVSEHRLEAIRDFTELGSGFKIAMRDLSIRGAGDLLGSQQHGFINTVGYDLYTQMLQEAVAVKQGKPKVEVKADAEIDLGIEAFLPESYVPGGAPKIELYQRISRAQLANDLTEIEEDLLDRYGELPLAAQRLLTIAELKRLADQVGITKISRDKIRSEIINVIFNPKTNWNQVDWLVALKQGHLRGQAISIQPAQIDIIIQPNMTVDDWLSGLKIFLEAFNATYEKEGSK
- a CDS encoding putative polysaccharide biosynthesis protein; the protein is MQPTKKKDQNNNLLAGAGLLTLTGLIAKILSALYRIPLQNLVGNRGFYVYQQVYPIYGIGVVLALSGWPLVISKLVSEQPDEAHARFMAQRLHHLLTLISLIIFGGLIFGAPLIAKAMGGDVGLTPVIRAVAWMFLLMPLLATTRGYSQGQFDMVPTAISQIVEQIVRVSVIVFVAIWANQQQWSVYKMGTWAMAGAPIATIFAALFMFKKYREIYIINQVDQANFMQVSQFKWRILARRMWQEGGLLVLVAALLVLFQLVDAFTVKSNLVLGGMHEAQAENLKGVYDRGQPLVQLGMVLATSIGTTLVPNLRHYFVTAQTEKFEKDFASSMRLSILLIIATTGGMLAVLPQLNQSLFGSREGTLALGIYLLSMLPATLLLVLVTILQSMNRTRNLMTSILIGIFIKWFMNDLLMYYMGLNGASWATFIGLLTILGYTIWCVPKNLWASLNLRKLLFKSLGLSGIMMFVVCLTENMLEAWLGNQRMTVILILMLGVLFGIIVFVGGVLKWKILKIDEINLLPKGAKIIKKIYRK
- a CDS encoding RNA-binding S4 domain-containing protein, with translation MRLDKFLKVSRLIKRRSVAKEIADQGRITINGKVAKSSSDVKNGDELSIKFGNRLMVLEIERIIETTKKEDAEHMYKILREDALQDQGE
- a CDS encoding FtsB family cell division protein, which encodes MTGGTRYGPTYSKKNNIQPLDPAGARFIQYNSEKQRIHTRQVHRRRAKLIYGVAGIFCSVIMVTGVGNYLQLRTAEARSLKVEQQVEKAKSENKRLVKLKNNLQNEDYVEQYVRQHYMYTKKGEVIFNLPDK